taggcctgaaactggaacggggaggaacttcctttcgctttcgatcaggacgagctttcatagtcttaacactataggtacgaggtttggcagaatcaggaccctcatacttaacacgtatacgaggtatcaaaagctcagccggctccccattacgagcctcggtcctcacatctttgtcatcggagctcatccacaacttgtagttttcagaaagacccacaaagccatttgtagctacggcccaacgcgggagaccatcataatacttggcccacgctaggacccgtgtttgtgaaaaggccgctaccttaggtggtaccgtatcagaaaaggggatagtctgccttaaaccatattgacgcatgactcggtaagggaaaatataaatgggacgagatagccccaacaaagaaacataaaccgatacatcagacccccctgtcatagtagtcaaaccccaccatggtaccacccacttaatagaacaaatgccataagtaaaaaaggaggtccattcggcctcgccctggccttggtgcaagtattttcggttacccaaagctatagggcgataatgtttaggatcggcaggagcttccaaaagtctaagccgttccgcaagccaaatctacAAAAACAGgcacgatcgaatcaaaagagtgaaaagaaagaaaaaatggtctctggggcgcagtttcaacgcccaggaccaggcgccaaaaactccagcgcccagccctgggcgctgaaactcagccccaggcaaaaagaaatatatgcaaaagggacgtgtatgcgcgcaaagaaaaaatcgattacccgcagtaatagggggcttcccttaaaatgttcagatttggcatccttcctcaactcatccgcactcagcaaagtctcgtcaacaaccaacggcataatagaatagcaactttccatctggctaatcaaggggatcaaccttatgtcaccgaactcaccattgttattcgatagcaaataatgattcaacaagcaaaatacaagggctcgaatattcaatttctattcggtcatattcttactaggcctaaagtgatgttttacaagttttgccaagttaaccttatcatctacaacactttcagcaaacatgttatcatctagccctaggaaagcccttatggttgttttaccctcttcaatagtgccaggggtaacaggagtaacattagtaggataaccaaggatcgcagcaaattcatcgggtaaaggacatatttcgttgccccgaaaggcaaaaacatgatgatcggagtcccaaaagcttagagcagcatgcagaaagttataatcaatattaatttgttgtaagccaaaagtgcctctaagtggtattcttttaacaaagctttttctgtgggagtaagggcccgtaaccaacgcctaacagtccgttggagtgagaaaatagggatcgacatggcaaaagcaatgaataattaaagcacaacaaaaagaaaagaaagaatttgagagtagtagaaaatagggacgtatctagcccctatatatagctgaacgcacccgatgacatcctgatcccattcggaaacgtgttagggaaggacttaagaccgtgttgttaaacacgaggccctattgcaagtaggatcaagcccaaagcacctttagctcccaaataagcaaaaaaaataaaataataaaacttggtcgaaacttagactcgtctcagaaaatgcttatgtacactttccaaaaaaaggcaagttaaatatcatggtcattctacgaaacaccaaaaatatgtgtcgtcaagtcattggttttccaaataaaaaatgtttgtctgtcaaagggttaatccgggccaagctaaaaccggatgtcgcctgaaaactaaagtcgcactccccggcttcgctaaagtagcacactactgtagaaggtcgctcgcacatacgagcatgaccccaaacatgattacaagatgcgaaaaacaaaccgacgagccccagtgcttgggggctcgcgaaaaaaaatagactccaactaggagcgcgcgatcaaaatcacattcccagactgcgccatacaccatatcatgtttggatatctcaaaaaagaacaacaacaggttcgacctcatcgaaaggacgtcactgacacttgtgcacggtcctctgatcaaagaccaagtcgagccgtaaagactagctcaaaatcacgaaagcagacggtcgcaagacaaagatccgtctgaacacgttgtcagcccacgttcaggttacaactaaattcgagcatccctcgaaagaattcgttcttgcaagaatgaataaaaagaaattctcaaaagaaatcacaaagaaccaaagaaataggaacttgcccatctttagtcggcaagatcgcgtcaccaaccgcgcgagttcccaaatcgaaaaaacgaattcagggacgtccacccttagcggacagggctcgcccaccctcagcgggcggggtctgcgtcactagccgcgcaggtcctcagttttcgaaaaaataaagtctttaaaattaaaacaggctcgccatcttcagccggcggggtctacgtcacaaaccgcgtaggtccttattttcaaaaaagcaaaacaaatttcaaaatagattcgtccacttctatcggacggggtgtccacccttagcggacaaggttcgccatctttagccggcggggtctacgccacaaaccgcgtaggtccttatttcaagacagattcgtccacttctatcggacggggtgtccacccttagcggacaggctcgccatctttagccggcggggtctgcgccattaaaccgcgcaggtccttagtcgctgcagcgataacttttgctggattttccttcgttttacgtcctataaaaacaagggtgctggattttccttcgttttacgtcctataaaaacaagggtgctggattttccttcgttttacgtcctataaaaacaagggggttttctcgtttagctagccctgaaaatgagaatctttaaaaaacatttttacctcgtgattgggcttggccaggcccaattacactttacagctttgatttcgaaaaactctgtagctactcccaatgacaaagtaagggagtttctacgcacctttagatccttccaatgacaaagtgaggaagtttctatactatccgttgacaaatcccaatgacacgtgagggatatgtcgacacttcaagtgatgacccttaagtcaaatgttatcactcgggggctcgtgagaccctcgcaaaaaacaggtcaccatggcttgtgtgacgcactccgtctaatactttgaccatcgtctcatcccgagactcagtcaaagtgggggctaactgtagacacctacttttgtccccattcccgaaagggaaaggttcagtgatgaaaacgtaaatctccacttgacaacgcatctcctatgaaataaacgaatctcagttccccttttcatttcacccgaaacctgctatttatggaaacatgctaaaaatagtaactgccgtaaaaggtagcttctaaaagtggcaaatcataaaagatagaaacctgtcagaattaggtgttgcattccaacataaatcctaaatgagatagaaaactgcgagaatcctattcctaatatgattcggaaatatgagttacgtattaattaaaatcctaacgagcctagagttcgtaacgggcccagacgcattccgtcataaaattgatacgcgctaaaagactcgaattaatctcaaactctacggatttcaggaatccgaatctgactaaagaaaacagcccagaccctattttcaacgcctggctctgggcgccgaaatcttcggtgtcaggcctgggcgctgaaaatacttgggtacgtgttttttcctaattctttatggattagaactctgcaattctatctttccacgaactcttccctataaataggcccctaaattcgacgtgaaagacacaacaacaacacacaattatattctgagtattgactccaacccttagcctaagcctctcgctgcaaaactgttcacgcgttctgtcgcaatcgatccataaatcgaacagaacgtatcctgtcccataattgagattcgttaaataaaaaggagaaatagcaaagtcaaagtggttagttttctgagaaccgtgacacacctctcaagggtgcgtcgtaatgtgtaccttttcgatgatttaactgctttcctcgccctttttatgaactgttaaactaacctaatctgattgttctatcacgcctaacaaatatgatatttttgggaaatcggattatcatgctaggtcccttaatgctatttaaatcagataatcacgatcgaattagtattatatgttgcatattgctaaaatcaactcagattagtttaatagtcaacgcatgtcccttcaattatttatgctgagctagtaaggatatcctgcctctagagttatcgacgagcgaagtactcctctcggtagttacagtcccccgaaccctcaatctctaccttgcgggtgtatgttgagagatccccacaccagggatcacaagggaatctacggccgtcgtggtcaaacataattgcactccttttatgtcacgataaccgggttttgtcagtttttctcattgtcgttaaaaactgaatgtcgactcctatattactagtcaattgggtgtatactcacaggaaatccgattacacttgattgaataaaaagaatcgtcacacccacgagggacgaggtcacgcattagcctcgcgctttttcgaccccctcagaGTATGAGAACCATATGAAGGATGAAAATAAAGCAGATTTGTTATGTCTATGGTGGGGGTTTCAGATCCTCCAACCATTGTGAATCACGAAAATCAATTTGGATTTTATGCCaaaaacaattttcaaaaaaattaatgttttagAAGCAAAAATCTATTTGGGGAAAAGTGATTCTGAAAATTTGGAGgaattgattttgaatgaaGCTAggcttctctctcttcccagAATTTAGAGCcaaagctctgataccatgaagacAAAATGTCAGAAAGCAATTATATGGAGAAGGAAGAAGCGCTCATTCTCATTGATTGAGTGGAATTGTGCCACACATCATCATATATATATACTGGAGTACAGACTAATGAACAGAAAAGACAAAATTAGGAAAGAAACAATGATTAATTGTTTTACGGAAATACTAAGGTGCAATGCAGTGCACTGTAATACTAAGAGAAGAGCAGAAAAATAAATGTAGATTCCTTATCAAGACGACGTAGAAACACTTTGAGATTTATTCATTATAGGGTGATTTGTAACAATCTACCTAATACTGTATTATTTTGTCAACGAGGTTTGCAATTTTGATCTTTTTTGTACTTAGTAATTTGATTGGTAGATACTGATAGATTATGTAAATTATTCAGTAAATATTCCCTTgtaaaagaaaaattattttcaGTAGTTTATTATTGAGTTGTAACCGGGTATTTATAGGTAATTATTATAAGAAATATACAAGGGAATATTTACTGAATAATTTACATAATAACCTtagattatttacataatctatgaGATACATATGGTCCCTCGAGTGATGGGATTTTCACTCTTCTGTTTAAGGAGCTTACCCTTGTGTGATAACTTGTTACGTACTAAGGCGGTAATGCTAACACATAGCTAGTGCTTGGATTGTACGAAACTAAACCCTATTTGCTTAATCTCGGCTCTCAGCGAAGAACCCGTTACGGCATTGATTTTAATAAGCGTATAATCTACTGTTAATAGAGATAATTAATGGATTGAATAAGCAAATGGTGGAGTAGGTGCAAGAAAACAACAAAAGCAATGATACTAATCAATGTTTACTAAAACATATCTAAGAAGATAAAAAAAAGATCCTATAAAGTAGAAACAGATAGAGCATTACTTGAAGCAGATAAGGCACTGAAAAGATGATCAAATACGTACACTACGATTGCCACGAACTCGAACAAAGTAGGCCAAGTTAACATCATTGTGTTCACTATAATAAATATAACTATCACTCTCCATTGCGATTTCAAGCTCAAACTGCGACACAGCTTCACCGGAAGTGCTATTTTAATGGCGGCATGGACCAACGAGGACTATTAATAATACCaactttaatttgatttttgcaGTGGTAGGCCACTCTTTAATCTTCATCTTCCTTCAAAGTTTCCTTCAAAGTTTCCTAATGATTAAAAATGTACgaaatatcttcaattatacaCTTCCGACTTTTGCAACATCCCAAAAGTTGGATTAAGGGAAACCTTCCTACATCATTTTTTATCTGCCCATATTTTCTTGGAGCCAAACAGCCAATTAGAGGCCTTAGCTAATATTACACTATGTATCAACGTGAGAGCAGATTCCACTGCTCACCCGGGTGTAAAATGAAACACTCTTATATTCTTCATATTTGAGGTTGGATAGATAGGATGATTCTAGGGGATCAACGAATCTTGCCGACCTCAGTTACTATAAGCACTTAAAAACATAACTGCTTTTTTTTTGTGGCATCACCATCACAAAATATCCAAAGTAATACCACAAACTAGTTTATCTAAAGCATTCTTCATATTTTTTAGTGCTTAAATTATTGTAATTATCCCATGGAAAAGATGAATATATACAAACAGAATAGGTTAAAGAAAGTAAAGTGAACACAAAGCATGCTGTAGCTCAACCAGAGACCTCCTACAGTCCTACTCCACTTACCAACCTTGATGTAAGTTAAGCTTCAACTCCTAAACTTTGAGTTCGAGTACCTACATAAAGCGAAGAAgaattaaaagaaaataaatatgtTCTAACCTTGAGTTCATAATATTGTTTGATCATACTATGAAGATTCTGCAGAAATTTTGAGATCTTTAATTTTTTACTGCATATTCCTGCATCGACACAATTTCAGGATCATACGTAATCAGATCAACTGAAACCGAGTAACATGGTTACAAGTTACACATTTTTTCACATctgtaaattctatttaatgtTAAATTGGAAACAAAATAACTGATGTAAATGAGTTTCAAAACCAAATCTAATGCCTCTGCACATTATAGATTATAGCAGCTGATTGACCAAAATTTGTACAATGGAATATGATACAGAGTTGAAGAAGGCTTAACTATTTACATAACAGGGAATATCTTAACTATTTACTCATTTGGTTACAAAGGACCTGCTCGGCAGAGGGGGAAATAAGGACGATGGAAGCCCAAAATAAGTACAGGAGTCTGGGTGTATTTTCTAGTGATAGGCGAGAAGTCATATGTGTAGCTGCACTGGCCAAACATGAAAAAGATTTAAGTATTCTACCTTGTATTGAATAAGGCTAGTGATATCAATTTAGGAATACATGACAAAATCAAGcgccaattagtttaattaattaatgttcGATTTAGCAAAACATTCCCAGTTTTAGCTCTTTAAATGCAATTCTATAAGGAGTATCATTTCCTTTGAATAATTACAGAACGTGTACAAGATAAGGTGGAATTTCTGTCATTTCGAGTTACTGATTGGATAATATAGTCAATGCTTTGCCACTTGATACTAAAGACAATTTTGCAactataaaaggaaaaaaaaaataacaaacattTTACCCAGAAATATTCAGATCAAGTGCACATCAATCAAAAGTGTGAATATAATGATACTTACAAGTATTAAAAGGCCGTCCACCAAGAGTAATTTAACCAGGTGATACGGATAAACATGAGAATTTCACATCACATTCTTACCTGAAAGTCCTGAAGTGAACATATCTTTTGATGGGATGTCAAAGCATTATGCATATTCAGATAAGAAGATTCCTTAAAAATAATGATAATGAGAGGATATGCATCATGGCAAGTTGGCAACAATGTCAACAATGAATACAATTAGTCACCATCTTGTTACCTGATAACGGCGAAACATTTTTGTAAAGAAGGTTCTTCTCCACTCGAAACAGCAGTTGTATCTGTGATATAGCAATAAGTATAAATTAGATCTGTATTAAGGAACAGTAAACTCTTATCACATATAGGAACTATGAGACTAACTGGTTATATATAATGCAGTAAGACTTTGATATAAATTGTTTCGTAATAAGCTACTTTAATTGCTGAATTGCCACTGATAAGGCTACAACAGTTCCAGCTGCAGAAATCTGTATTAACGAAGATAAGTTCTTATACAGATTAGATAAACGTAACTTGCATTGCAGCTAGTTATATGTAGTACTGCTCTTTCTACTTCGTTAATCAAAGTTGCTCTGAATTGAAAGATGTAACCACAATCTGCAAAGTGAAAATGTTAAGAGATCTAGCACATGAAACATAAATGTGCTTATAAAACAAGATTTATGTTCTGCCACTGATCTCTGAAGTAAGACATATTTTCCAAGGCAGTAGTACCAGAATTTGTGTCCATCTTCTGATATGAAGATTTAAATGGAGACCTTTACCTGACATTTCAAACATGTTTGTTGCATAGAAGAAAATCCCTTAAATTCCTCGGAACTGTTGGAAAAACATTAATCTGACAACTATCTGGCAACTGTGCGCGCATTGGCACCGGAGGACTCTAAGTTTGACTTAATAAAGAGTAATAAAAAACATTAATCTGACAACTATCTGGCAACTGTGCGCGCATTGGCACCGGAGGACTCTAAGTTTGACTTAATAAAGAGTAATAACGCAAAGGATAACAGAAGTTTCAACTTAAGAGCAAGTTTACTTATAAGGAACCTTTATATACTTGTATACATCCCAAGGGCTGTGTATATATCCCACAAAGTCCCGTAAGCATAAGTAGTTCAGCCCAAATGAACATTCATGCAGGGAAAATGATAATAAATTTGACCACTCAGAAGTTCAGAATATATGACCTTTCCTTTCGCTTCTATGTTTCTATCCAAACACACCGATAATGTGAAACCTGAAGCCAGATCAAAATACAATAATGAACAAGCTAACAACAATAGAAAAAACCAATGCATGAAATATTCAATAAATTAGAACCTAGCTAAGTAGCCAACTATCTAACCTCTAACTGAAACTAAAAACACCATGATTTCCTTGAATTCACATTGTTTGGAAAAGAGGAAATGGAGAGAAAGGAAGGCAAGTTCCCTTGTTTTGATAGAAGGTTGGGGGAAGGAAGGGGAGGGAGAGGGATCCATTCTCTTTCCCTCTTTAATAAACACCATCCTGCCTAAATTGCAGAGATTTGGAGGGAAAATGAagcttacctccctctccctctcccccTCCCCTCCCCTCCCTTTCTTTCCCCTTCCCTCTCAttccttctccttcccttcccttccctttctttcccttATACCTTCCTATCCAAACACTGAAAAGATCTTGCTTGCATAGAAACAAATCCCCTTTATACCTCGGAAGAGTCGGAATTGTTGGAAGACCATTAATCAGACTCTTATAGTTCTATCTGGGACCTCTACAACGCACTGGCACTGGAGTCTTGTAGGTTTGATTTAATAAGGAGCAGAGAGAAGTTTCTATTAAGTTTAAGTTTGTTCGCAATGGCCTCTTAATACTTGTATACATCCTAATGACCCTGTATATCCAAGAAGTCCCCGTAAGCATAAGAAGTTCAGCCTAAATAAACATTCATGTAGAGAATATGATAATACATTTTGGACCGCTCTAGTTCAGAATATATAGTGCCAGTATATCATTCAAAATTGGCAAACACTAATCTTCctaagggtgagtttatccccagACTCACCTCCAATCTTCAGACTCTGCCACATCAGTATTCCACTAACTTTTTCATTATCCAGACTCACACAAAACTCAccctatttttacacattatcccCAGACTCACCTAAGACTCATCTAactcttaaaataatattttagttatatatattttttttgggtacattttctaaataatattgaaattatgttttcttatatacaaacaaagtaatttatagttcgagaaaaaaatgaaaaataaaacagaaaatgttaatttcgaaattgacatatattccgtacaaattagaaacaataatacaacatattaaattcaaaagatctagaacataaatttaaaggcaaatgaaacaaaataatacataaacaatcaataatttagttgggtgaaataagataaattaagtttgatgatgtggcatgatttgattggaggaagaaaaaagtggagtcttaaatgagtcttgagtgagtcttggattttcaaactcacttcaAGACTTGGTGTAGTCTCTTACCACATTATCCCAAGACTTACTCTTGAGACTCACCTCAAGACTCCCTTCAAGactagggataaactcaccctaaaGGCATTGCAGAGCTCGTGACAAAGAGTATTGTTTATCACACAACTATTACAACATCATATATTAGGATGAGAAAGGGTGCAAACAGGAAAAAGAGTGAGGAACAAAAGCATCGACAATGGACAACCAACAAATAAACAACAAACCAGAGATAAAtaaagaagagagaaagagcTATACCAAAGGAGTAGTCTCAGATACGAAGACTGAACAACAGCAATTCCAGGGAAGAGTCAATTCTAATCAATTTATGGCTGAAAACTAGATCCTGCTGGAATTTCTCCATcatacaaaaagaaaaaacgatGATCTTTTAAATAACTTATAATGAAGTATGAAATTTGAATCTAAATCTTACAAAAATAATGAACAAGCTCTCTACCATTTTCTTATTCTAAAACTGGTTCCTTGTACCATTTGTCTTGTGGTAGCAACAATATCTACAATCAATGAATGAAATATTCAACAAATTACGGAGTAGCACCTAGTCAAGTATCCAACTAAGCTAACCCCTAACTGAAACTGATAACTCCCCTAATTTCCTTGAATTGATGCTAAATGCTAACATATCCCTAATTGATGTCTGAATTAAAAGCAGAACTGCAAAGAAGTATGTATAAAGACAATTTGCCAGTTATATTTGTATACATTCGGATCACCCTGCAGATATACAAAGGCACAGAAAAGCTTGCCTTCCTTGAATCAAGCAAGTTGCCCTCCTTCACAACATTTCTTGTAGTATATGTAGAACACAGTTGTGTGAAATATAATACTAAAGACAACGAAAGGTACCACTGAATAACCTGATTTAAGTGTAACCTTTCCCAATTATGAAAATGTGATTTACCATAATCACCAATAATCGCCACAAGAAC
This Spinacia oleracea cultivar Varoflay chromosome 6, BTI_SOV_V1, whole genome shotgun sequence DNA region includes the following protein-coding sequences:
- the LOC130463886 gene encoding uncharacterized protein isoform X2, with translation MVFIKEGKRMDPSPSPSFPQPSIKTRELAFLSLHFLFSKQCEFKEIMVFLVSVRGFTLSVCLDRNIEAKGKIQLLFRVEKNLLYKNVSPLSGICSKKLKISKFLQNLHSMIKQYYELKETLKETLKEDED
- the LOC130463886 gene encoding uncharacterized protein isoform X3, coding for MVFIKEGKRMDPSPSPSFPQPSIKTRELAFLSLHFLFSKQCEFKEIMVFLVSVRGFTLSVCLDRNIEAKGKIQLLFRVEKNLLYKNVSPLSGICSKKLKISKFLQNLHSTRTQSLGVEA
- the LOC130463886 gene encoding uncharacterized protein isoform X1, whose translation is MVFIKEGKRMDPSPSPSFPQPSIKTRELAFLSLHFLFSKQCEFKEIMVFLVSVRGFTLSVCLDRNIEAKGKIQLLFRVEKNLLYKNVSPLSGICSKKLKISKFLQNLHSMIKQYYELKVRTYLFSFNSSSLYVGTRTQSLGVEA